A portion of the Collinsella aerofaciens genome contains these proteins:
- a CDS encoding polyphosphate polymerase domain-containing protein codes for MRRASALLERLAAPPVRATQERYRHELKYLINEGEHAALACRMAPVFKLDKHARAGGYTIRSLYFDDYCNSAYEEKDAGILMRKKYRVRIYNGSDKVIKLERKKKYGSWIYKEDAPLTRGEFEQILAGDYDFLLRSPYPLCREFYIECICNMMRPRTIVDYEREPWVMDEGTVRITFDMNVRAAVGSFDIFDATLPALPVLEPGKLVMEVKFTEFCPQLVRDMVPPGAAELTAVSKYCLCYEKTAYLRGFNYWESDFENRGDI; via the coding sequence ATGAGGAGGGCTAGCGCGCTGCTTGAGCGCCTGGCGGCACCGCCTGTGCGTGCCACGCAGGAGCGTTACCGCCACGAGCTCAAATATCTCATTAACGAGGGCGAGCACGCCGCGCTTGCCTGCCGCATGGCGCCGGTGTTTAAGCTGGACAAGCATGCGCGGGCGGGCGGTTACACTATTCGCAGCCTGTATTTTGACGACTACTGTAACTCGGCCTACGAGGAAAAAGACGCCGGTATTCTCATGCGCAAAAAGTATCGCGTGCGCATCTATAACGGCAGCGACAAGGTGATTAAGCTCGAGCGCAAAAAGAAGTACGGCAGCTGGATTTACAAGGAGGATGCGCCACTTACGCGCGGTGAGTTTGAGCAGATTCTGGCTGGCGACTACGACTTTTTGCTGAGGAGCCCCTATCCGCTCTGTCGCGAGTTCTACATCGAGTGCATCTGCAACATGATGCGCCCGAGGACCATCGTGGACTACGAGCGCGAGCCGTGGGTGATGGATGAGGGCACTGTGCGCATTACGTTTGACATGAACGTGCGTGCCGCGGTGGGAAGTTTTGACATCTTTGACGCGACCTTGCCCGCGCTGCCAGTCCTGGAGCCCGGCAAGCTGGTGATGGAGGTCAAGTTTACAGAGTTTTGTCCGCAGCTGGTGCGCGATATGGTGCCTCCGGGCGCGGCCGAGCTTACGGCGGTCTCCAAGTACTGCCTGTGTTACGAAAAGACCGCCTACCTGCGCGGATTTAATTACTGGGAATCGGATTTTGAGAACCGAGGGGATATTTAG
- the pelG gene encoding exopolysaccharide Pel transporter PelG, with the protein MAGIGFELKRLFRRKGLFATMRAYGYAGIVCTGPMLLGVLLQVGILVLCGLWGVGRANQDLLVCMVTYTLLASLLLTSFFSMPVTRFLADMLFAEREDEILPSFWGSNAIMLVAGTVLYGVFLLFSGATLLQGLLCLWLFNIMIVNWNGMSYLTAIKDYRGILCSFAAAIGVACLCALAALALGLPPVEGLLASIALGYGVMLAWDVVLLYRYFPQSDRSPWLFLQWLDQFMPLALTGLFTNLGLFAHLVIIWAGPIGVQVKGLFYGAPYHDVPALIAFLTILVTSVNFVVSVEVNFYPRYRDYYSLFNDGGVVGDIVVAEEEMLSTLNRELRFCALKQLFVTAAVISLETTVLSALPLGFNNLMHGYFRTLCVGYGLYAVGNTVLLILLYFTDYKGAVLASGLFAGVAGLANAVSLLLPQQFYGFGFLLGAAVFFIVALLRLDTYTANLPYRILSQQPMVATDKTGWFTELGRVLDRVEQRYEAKRVGGEPRSAFERMVVRLYQKHWGGSDDR; encoded by the coding sequence GTGGCCGGAATCGGTTTTGAGCTTAAGCGCCTGTTTAGGCGCAAGGGCCTTTTTGCCACGATGCGCGCTTACGGCTACGCCGGCATTGTGTGCACGGGTCCCATGCTGTTGGGCGTGCTGCTCCAGGTGGGTATCTTGGTGCTGTGCGGTCTGTGGGGCGTAGGGCGTGCCAACCAGGATCTGCTGGTGTGCATGGTGACCTACACACTGCTGGCCTCGCTTTTGCTCACGAGCTTTTTCTCCATGCCGGTCACGCGCTTTTTGGCCGATATGTTGTTTGCCGAGCGCGAGGATGAGATACTGCCTTCGTTTTGGGGCTCCAACGCCATCATGCTCGTTGCGGGCACGGTGCTCTACGGCGTCTTTTTGCTGTTCTCGGGCGCCACGCTGCTGCAGGGGCTGCTGTGCCTGTGGCTGTTCAACATTATGATCGTCAACTGGAACGGCATGAGTTACCTCACGGCCATCAAAGACTACCGCGGCATCCTGTGCAGCTTTGCGGCCGCCATTGGCGTGGCGTGCCTGTGCGCCCTGGCCGCGCTGGCGCTGGGGCTGCCGCCGGTCGAGGGCCTGTTGGCATCAATTGCTCTGGGCTACGGCGTTATGCTCGCCTGGGACGTGGTGCTGCTATACCGGTATTTTCCTCAGAGCGACCGCAGCCCCTGGCTCTTTTTGCAGTGGCTCGATCAGTTTATGCCGCTGGCGCTTACGGGCCTGTTCACCAACCTGGGCCTCTTTGCGCATTTGGTGATAATTTGGGCCGGTCCCATTGGCGTGCAGGTCAAGGGCTTGTTTTATGGTGCGCCCTACCACGATGTGCCGGCGCTTATCGCGTTTTTGACAATCCTGGTCACGTCCGTCAACTTTGTGGTCTCGGTCGAGGTCAATTTCTATCCGCGCTACCGCGACTACTACAGCCTGTTCAACGACGGTGGCGTGGTGGGCGACATTGTGGTGGCCGAGGAGGAAATGCTCTCCACGCTCAACCGAGAACTGCGGTTTTGTGCGCTCAAACAGTTGTTTGTGACCGCGGCGGTCATTTCGCTCGAGACCACGGTGCTCTCGGCCCTACCGTTGGGCTTTAATAACCTGATGCACGGGTATTTTCGCACGCTGTGCGTGGGCTATGGCCTGTATGCCGTGGGCAATACGGTGTTGCTCATCTTGCTGTACTTTACCGACTACAAGGGGGCCGTGCTGGCCTCGGGGCTGTTTGCTGGTGTGGCCGGGCTAGCGAATGCCGTTTCTCTGCTCTTGCCGCAGCAGTTTTACGGCTTTGGCTTTTTGTTGGGTGCAGCGGTGTTTTTTATCGTGGCGCTGCTGCGGCTCGATACCTATACCGCCAACTTGCCGTATCGTATCCTGAGCCAGCAGCCCATGGTGGCGACTGACAAGACGGGCTGGTTTACCGAACTTGGCCGGGTGCTCGACCGTGTTGAGCAACGCTACGAGGCCAAGCGCGTGGGCGGTGAGCCGCGCAGTGCGTTTGAACGTATGGTGGTTCGCCTGTACCAAAAACATTGGGGAGGTTCTGATGATCGATAA
- a CDS encoding CotH kinase family protein translates to MIDKLMSRRCLIEAAAGALLLSGCSSQDESSTKKVKKQDKIKKAEASGETKHLRDKDELYEVYDDSGIVTMYLTVSRGNSSENTDHSWAEINTYSVYDYADMGVTRYQVMGLLQAGDEDGPVAGEVGYGEEAPNATVQVRGQTSSMNSQKNYKVELKKGKGTWRQQRAIALNKHMGEGVRFRNKMAYDLIRGIPQMMGLRTQFVHLWVCDQTEKSNDTFEDYGLFTQVEQLNKTALKAHGLDKSGHLYKVNSFDFHRYEDTIKLADDPDYNQANFEGMLEIKGDTDHTKLIEMLDALNDESQKIDNVLDTYFDTENLVYWLAFQILTGNCDTQNRNCYLYSPLNSNTWYFLDWDNDGMLRKLELSLTGFSDYASWERGASNYWGNVLFNRALRSKAFRGELDRAVKDLRTYLTETRLTKMIKHYREVTESLVFASPDIDNLPVTKDQYEQIAAAIPSEIEENYKSFRESFKKPMPFYIGVPQIDNGKLRINWDASYDFEARDIRYTVELARDYAISDVVFKAEDVLLPEVTCDAPDTGQYFVRVRATNSDGYTQDAFDYYVTDDGKHYGMKCFYVQDGGKVVEDTYEEG, encoded by the coding sequence ATGATCGATAAGTTGATGTCTCGCCGCTGCCTGATCGAGGCGGCTGCCGGTGCGCTGTTGCTTTCGGGCTGCTCGTCTCAGGACGAATCCTCGACCAAAAAGGTCAAAAAGCAGGACAAGATTAAAAAGGCTGAGGCCTCGGGCGAGACCAAGCACCTTCGCGATAAGGACGAGCTGTACGAGGTCTACGACGACTCGGGCATTGTGACCATGTACCTGACGGTCTCGCGCGGTAACAGCTCCGAGAACACCGATCATAGCTGGGCCGAGATCAATACGTACTCGGTGTATGACTACGCCGACATGGGCGTGACGCGCTATCAGGTAATGGGGCTTTTGCAGGCGGGCGACGAAGACGGCCCGGTGGCCGGCGAGGTTGGTTATGGCGAGGAAGCGCCCAATGCCACCGTGCAGGTGCGCGGTCAGACATCGAGCATGAACTCGCAAAAGAATTACAAGGTGGAGCTCAAAAAGGGCAAGGGTACCTGGCGCCAACAGCGCGCGATTGCGCTCAACAAGCACATGGGCGAGGGTGTGCGTTTTCGCAACAAGATGGCCTATGACCTTATCCGCGGGATTCCCCAGATGATGGGCCTGCGCACGCAGTTTGTGCATCTGTGGGTGTGCGACCAGACCGAAAAGTCCAACGATACCTTTGAGGACTACGGCCTGTTTACGCAGGTGGAGCAGCTCAATAAGACGGCGCTTAAGGCGCACGGCTTGGATAAGAGCGGGCACCTGTACAAGGTGAACAGCTTTGATTTCCATCGCTACGAGGACACCATTAAGCTTGCCGATGATCCCGACTATAACCAGGCAAACTTTGAGGGCATGCTCGAGATTAAGGGCGATACGGACCACACCAAGCTCATCGAGATGCTCGATGCGCTCAACGACGAATCGCAAAAGATAGATAACGTGCTCGACACCTACTTTGATACCGAGAACCTGGTCTATTGGCTGGCGTTTCAGATCCTTACGGGCAACTGCGATACGCAGAACCGCAACTGTTATCTGTACAGCCCGCTCAACTCAAATACCTGGTACTTTTTGGATTGGGACAACGACGGCATGCTGCGCAAGCTGGAACTTTCTCTTACCGGGTTTTCGGACTACGCGAGCTGGGAGCGCGGCGCAAGCAACTACTGGGGCAACGTGCTGTTTAACCGCGCGTTGCGCAGCAAGGCGTTCCGCGGTGAGCTCGATCGCGCCGTCAAGGACCTGCGTACGTATTTGACCGAGACGCGCCTGACCAAGATGATCAAGCATTATCGCGAGGTTACCGAATCGCTAGTCTTTGCTTCGCCCGATATCGATAATCTGCCTGTCACCAAGGACCAATATGAGCAGATCGCCGCGGCGATTCCCTCCGAGATCGAGGAGAACTACAAGAGCTTTCGCGAGAGTTTTAAAAAGCCCATGCCTTTCTACATCGGCGTGCCGCAGATCGATAACGGCAAGCTGCGCATTAACTGGGATGCGTCCTACGATTTTGAGGCGCGCGACATTCGCTACACCGTTGAGCTTGCGCGCGACTATGCCATAAGCGACGTGGTCTTTAAGGCCGAGGATGTGCTGCTTCCCGAGGTGACCTGCGATGCGCCCGATACCGGCCAGTATTTTGTGCGCGTGCGTGCCACCAACTCCGACGGCTATACGCAAGATGCGTTTGACTACTATGTGACCGACGACGGCAAGCACTACGGCATGAAGTGTTTTTACGTGCAAGACGGCGGTAAGGTCGTGGAGGATACGTATGAGGAGGGCTAG
- the pelF gene encoding GT4 family glycosyltransferase PelF, translating into MRICLVLEGCYPYVHGGVSTWMHGYITAMPEHEFVLWVIGAHAADRGKFVYELPGNVVEVHEVFLDDALRLSGEQHEASFNDREREALRRLVSLSNPDWDVLFDIFYRRRVHLLSFLQSRTFMDIFRDVCLAEYPYTPFADAFHTMRSMLLPVLYLLGSEVPVADVYHAISTGYGGLLACLGSSVHHAPVLLTEHGIYTREREEEIIRADWVVPSFKDRWIRFFYLLSEEIYRRAFRVTSLFHNARKTQVYMGCDADKCLVIPNGIQFDRFKDIPLKPDDGWVDIGAVVRLAPIKDVKTMIYAFFELHERLPKVRLHIMGGVDDEEYGAECHALVDTLGVRDLIFTGRVNVVEYMEKLDFTILTSISEGQPLSVLESLAARRPCVTTEVGCCRELLEGAPGDDFGVAGFVTPPMYRKGLADAMERMCVSRARRIEMGERGQRRVATYFLHEQMLANYRALYDETARAFDLPREGE; encoded by the coding sequence ATGAGAATCTGCTTGGTACTCGAGGGTTGCTACCCCTATGTGCACGGCGGCGTATCTACCTGGATGCATGGCTACATTACGGCCATGCCCGAGCACGAGTTTGTGCTGTGGGTGATCGGCGCGCATGCTGCCGACCGTGGCAAGTTTGTCTACGAGCTGCCCGGCAACGTGGTCGAGGTGCACGAGGTGTTCCTGGACGATGCCCTGCGGCTTTCGGGTGAGCAACATGAAGCCAGTTTTAACGACCGTGAGCGCGAGGCGTTACGCCGTCTGGTGTCGCTCTCCAATCCGGACTGGGACGTGTTATTCGATATCTTCTACCGCCGTCGCGTGCATCTGCTCTCGTTTTTGCAGAGCCGCACGTTTATGGATATCTTTCGCGACGTGTGCCTGGCCGAGTATCCCTACACGCCCTTTGCCGATGCATTCCACACCATGCGCTCCATGTTGCTGCCCGTGCTCTACCTGTTGGGCAGCGAGGTGCCGGTGGCCGATGTGTACCATGCCATCTCGACCGGCTACGGTGGTCTGCTCGCCTGCCTGGGCTCAAGCGTTCACCATGCGCCGGTGCTGTTGACCGAGCATGGCATCTACACCCGCGAGCGCGAGGAAGAGATCATTCGCGCCGATTGGGTGGTGCCGTCGTTCAAGGACCGCTGGATCCGCTTTTTCTACCTGCTTTCGGAGGAGATCTACCGCCGCGCCTTCCGCGTGACGAGTTTGTTCCATAACGCCCGCAAGACGCAGGTCTATATGGGCTGCGATGCGGACAAATGCCTGGTTATCCCCAACGGCATCCAGTTCGACCGCTTTAAGGATATTCCCTTAAAGCCCGATGACGGCTGGGTGGACATTGGCGCGGTGGTGCGCTTGGCGCCCATCAAGGACGTCAAGACAATGATTTATGCCTTCTTTGAGCTGCACGAGCGCCTGCCCAAGGTGCGCCTGCACATTATGGGCGGCGTGGACGACGAGGAGTACGGCGCCGAGTGCCACGCGCTGGTCGATACCCTAGGCGTGCGCGACCTGATCTTTACCGGCCGCGTCAACGTGGTCGAGTACATGGAAAAGCTCGACTTTACCATTTTGACGAGCATCTCCGAGGGCCAGCCGCTCAGCGTGCTGGAGTCGCTTGCAGCGCGCCGTCCCTGCGTGACGACCGAGGTGGGCTGCTGCCGCGAGTTGCTCGAAGGCGCCCCGGGCGACGACTTTGGCGTGGCGGGTTTTGTGACGCCGCCCATGTATCGCAAGGGCTTGGCCGATGCCATGGAGCGCATGTGCGTGAGCCGCGCCCGTCGCATTGAGATGGGGGAGCGCGGGCAGCGTCGCGTTGCCACGTACTTTTTGCACGAGCAGATGCTCGCCAACTATCGCGCGCTGTACGACGAGACGGCGCGTGCGTTTGACCTGCCCAGAGAGGGGGAGTAG
- a CDS encoding DUF2194 domain-containing protein, giving the protein MSVVQHIRDRAGHFRWMGLLVVWAVFIAMAAVLLVERAGVQYSAGQHKLGMLAANDAVPASSAIFGQKPTCLVITDSDQAGVEDVKEQFDQILLDMKIAHRDVDLALDGADAIPSLTSFDRVILLMPSLDGLGTHLSDIMSWVSAGGSLMLAMPPDNSSYLQVIASKLGIESAGYDYVKAESIVPSEDFMLGGGERYELSDPFDSSLSVSLRETAREWAKTGDAGAPLIWSNDCGSGRTVVCNIGIYDKVMRGFYAAAISLLGDATAYPVINSAVFYLDDFPSPVPSGDGTYIKRDYGLSIADFYAKVWWPDLQKLAQKYGVRFTGVMIENYEDAVNQTEPARQADTTQFRYFGGMLLQMGGELGFHGYNHQPLALWDTDYGTLYDYKTWKNKETLVASLNELIAFQDEVLPNAHGSVYVPPSNILSARARKLIGTDVPRIKTIASTYFEDGTDLPYVQEFGVASDGIVEQPRIVSGGMVDDSYMRLAAVSELNMHYVSTHFMHPDDLLDPDRGAKEGWEVYKGGLVDYLEWLTKSAPDLRHQTASECSGAIQRFSSVTVSVDTSADAWTLSLGNFHDEAWLMFRANNGEPGAVTGGELTHLTGNLYLLKANDKTVTIERKEGGDK; this is encoded by the coding sequence ATGAGCGTGGTACAGCATATCCGCGACCGTGCGGGCCATTTTCGCTGGATGGGGCTGCTTGTGGTGTGGGCGGTCTTTATTGCCATGGCGGCCGTGCTGCTGGTGGAGCGCGCCGGCGTACAGTACAGTGCGGGCCAGCATAAGCTGGGGATGCTTGCCGCCAACGATGCGGTGCCGGCTTCCTCGGCAATATTTGGCCAAAAGCCCACGTGCCTGGTCATTACCGATTCCGATCAGGCTGGCGTCGAGGACGTAAAGGAGCAGTTCGACCAGATTCTGCTCGACATGAAGATCGCGCACCGCGACGTGGACCTTGCCCTGGACGGCGCGGATGCCATCCCCTCGCTGACCTCCTTCGATCGCGTGATTTTGCTCATGCCGTCGCTCGATGGGCTCGGTACGCACCTGAGCGACATTATGAGTTGGGTGAGTGCCGGTGGTTCGCTTATGCTCGCCATGCCGCCGGATAACTCGAGCTATCTGCAAGTGATTGCCTCCAAGCTTGGCATTGAATCGGCCGGATATGACTATGTAAAAGCCGAAAGCATTGTGCCGAGTGAGGACTTTATGCTGGGCGGGGGAGAGCGCTACGAGCTCTCGGACCCCTTTGATTCGTCGCTTTCGGTTTCGCTGCGCGAGACGGCGCGTGAGTGGGCTAAGACCGGCGATGCGGGCGCCCCGCTCATTTGGTCGAATGACTGCGGTAGCGGTCGCACCGTGGTGTGCAATATCGGTATCTATGACAAGGTCATGCGCGGTTTTTATGCCGCGGCGATCAGCCTGCTGGGCGATGCCACGGCCTACCCCGTCATCAACAGCGCCGTCTTCTATCTGGACGACTTTCCCAGTCCCGTGCCCTCGGGCGACGGCACCTACATCAAGCGCGACTACGGGCTTTCCATCGCCGACTTTTATGCCAAGGTCTGGTGGCCCGATCTGCAAAAGCTCGCGCAAAAATATGGCGTTCGCTTTACTGGCGTGATGATCGAAAATTACGAGGACGCGGTCAACCAGACCGAGCCCGCGCGCCAGGCCGATACCACGCAGTTCCGCTACTTTGGCGGCATGCTGCTGCAGATGGGCGGAGAGCTGGGCTTTCACGGCTACAACCATCAGCCGCTGGCGCTCTGGGACACCGACTATGGCACGCTGTACGACTACAAGACGTGGAAGAACAAGGAGACGCTCGTCGCATCGCTCAACGAGCTTATCGCCTTTCAGGACGAGGTGCTGCCCAACGCGCACGGCTCGGTCTACGTTCCGCCGTCGAATATCCTTTCGGCCCGCGCGCGCAAGCTCATCGGCACCGACGTTCCGCGCATTAAGACCATCGCCAGTACGTATTTTGAGGATGGCACCGACCTGCCGTACGTGCAGGAGTTTGGCGTGGCGAGCGATGGCATTGTGGAGCAGCCGCGTATTGTCTCGGGCGGCATGGTCGACGATTCCTACATGCGCCTGGCAGCCGTGTCCGAGCTCAACATGCACTACGTGAGCACGCATTTTATGCACCCGGACGACTTGCTCGATCCCGATCGTGGTGCCAAGGAGGGCTGGGAGGTCTACAAGGGCGGCCTGGTCGACTACCTGGAGTGGCTTACCAAATCCGCGCCCGACCTGCGGCACCAGACGGCGTCGGAGTGCTCCGGTGCCATCCAGCGCTTTTCGTCCGTGACGGTGAGCGTGGATACCAGCGCGGATGCCTGGACGCTCAGCCTGGGCAATTTCCACGACGAGGCGTGGCTCATGTTCCGCGCCAATAATGGCGAGCCGGGTGCGGTGACGGGTGGCGAACTGACGCACCTTACGGGCAATCTGTATCTGCTCAAGGCAAATGATAAGACCGTGACGATCGAGCGCAAGGAGGGTGGCGATAAATGA
- a CDS encoding DUF4956 domain-containing protein, with protein MSTRDFFKNSVLEAFGQVDPAKIGLSLLVALAMGVLIYYVYKRFFTGVVYSRSFAVTLVGMCVLTCMVTLAISTNVVISLGMVGALSIVRYRTAVKDPLDLLYLFWAITTGIAAGAGMYALVGLTAVVIVVMIAGFASRQDKARVYMMVIHYTGQTTGDDIVRAFGRTKFTVKSKTMRGDKVEMAVEVFSDGVDMPYADAIRALDGVEDLTLIQYNGEYHG; from the coding sequence ATGAGCACCAGGGACTTTTTTAAGAACTCCGTCTTGGAGGCGTTTGGCCAGGTCGACCCTGCCAAGATTGGCCTTTCGCTGCTCGTGGCGCTCGCCATGGGCGTCCTGATCTATTACGTGTACAAGCGCTTTTTTACCGGCGTGGTGTATTCGCGCAGCTTTGCCGTGACGCTTGTGGGCATGTGCGTGCTCACCTGCATGGTCACGCTCGCGATTTCGACCAACGTGGTCATCTCGCTCGGTATGGTCGGTGCTCTGTCAATCGTCCGCTATCGTACGGCGGTTAAGGACCCGCTCGACCTGCTGTATCTTTTTTGGGCCATTACCACAGGCATTGCGGCAGGCGCCGGCATGTACGCGCTCGTGGGGCTTACGGCAGTGGTGATTGTGGTGATGATTGCCGGCTTTGCGAGCCGCCAGGACAAGGCGCGCGTGTACATGATGGTCATCCACTACACGGGCCAGACTACTGGCGACGATATCGTGCGCGCATTTGGGCGCACCAAGTTCACCGTCAAGTCTAAGACCATGCGCGGTGACAAGGTCGAGATGGCTGTCGAGGTGTTCTCGGACGGTGTGGATATGCCCTATGCGGACGCCATTCGCGCGCTCGATGGCGTTGAGGACCTGACGCTCATTCAGTACAACGGCGAATATCACGGCTAG
- a CDS encoding DUF4118 domain-containing protein, with product MEVLVVGNTAYVDDDFCAKAFPGDHVKVVAAQEARRDESSPHASWKELLQHLEQAYEFDRVVYLSNYLTPHTDTVGDFELLRSVFRTCAGRRVQLLYVAGPAGAEGAADAAGRTGKGIIAHAANDLCRYYAAREGVQTKILRVPFLYTASAALEDPFLVPMFDACSTGSAALQGAQDAAFPLLCAEELSVLVRRIFDSWDGNFETLDVADTFHHTVGEVGEALQSLFPGVSVAYGDSAGYALPASDVARVRYGWFQRYDLLRDLSTIQARWDAGRAKKVNPLRAAIDRIQMRTLPVKCLETAAAWVLFEVLERLFSQSTQLNVLDYRLFYVVLIGTLYGLDFGLVAALLASVGLAASYFTQYGYTFQGLFYEPSNWLPFIAYFVVGAVCGYVQLRNSEAIRAERDQNELVRNRNTFLTQLYHDAIEDKRAYRRQIVGRHDSFGKIFAVTQELDVFNPRDIYRKCCELLGEILENDSVTIYHVSGGAFARLVAASPAIAEDAARSLTLEQLAPLLGDGGRSSLWVNRELMPGLPMFGYTIERDGAPAVLIFVRRAAENQMTLYYQNLFRILCGLVESALGRAFDYEAVAQDKRCVDGTCVLKQAAFGQELAAEQALADGKMGSFLLLRVVPGMEPVGELVGAIGSAIRESDAAGLVDGDVLYLLMRQAKACDLPIIRERLSAKQIAVEPVDGEEIVALLQHIADTGDGEGGVA from the coding sequence ATGGAGGTGCTGGTTGTTGGCAACACCGCATATGTTGACGATGACTTTTGCGCCAAGGCATTCCCTGGGGACCACGTTAAGGTTGTAGCCGCGCAGGAAGCGCGCCGCGACGAGTCGTCGCCCCATGCCTCGTGGAAAGAGCTGCTTCAGCACTTGGAGCAGGCCTACGAGTTCGACCGCGTGGTCTACCTGTCTAATTACCTTACCCCGCATACCGATACCGTGGGCGATTTCGAGCTGCTTCGCTCGGTCTTTCGTACGTGCGCGGGTCGCCGGGTCCAACTGCTGTATGTAGCGGGGCCCGCGGGTGCCGAGGGTGCCGCCGATGCCGCGGGGCGAACGGGCAAGGGCATTATCGCGCACGCAGCCAACGACCTGTGCCGCTACTACGCTGCTCGCGAGGGCGTTCAGACCAAGATCCTGCGCGTGCCGTTCCTGTATACCGCGTCTGCCGCGCTGGAGGACCCGTTTTTGGTGCCGATGTTCGACGCGTGCTCAACCGGATCGGCCGCTCTGCAGGGCGCGCAGGATGCGGCGTTTCCTCTGCTGTGTGCCGAGGAGCTTTCGGTGCTGGTACGCCGTATCTTCGACAGCTGGGATGGCAACTTTGAGACGCTCGACGTTGCCGATACCTTCCATCACACGGTGGGTGAGGTGGGCGAGGCCCTTCAGTCGCTGTTCCCAGGGGTCTCAGTTGCCTATGGCGATTCTGCCGGCTACGCCCTGCCTGCCAGCGACGTCGCTCGCGTGCGCTATGGCTGGTTTCAGCGTTACGACTTGCTGCGCGACCTCTCGACCATTCAGGCTCGCTGGGATGCTGGTCGCGCAAAGAAGGTCAACCCCTTGCGCGCGGCCATCGACCGCATTCAAATGCGCACGCTGCCTGTCAAATGCCTGGAGACGGCAGCCGCCTGGGTGCTCTTTGAAGTGCTGGAGCGCTTGTTCTCCCAATCGACCCAGCTCAACGTGCTCGATTATCGCCTGTTCTACGTGGTGCTCATCGGCACGCTGTATGGCTTGGACTTTGGCCTGGTTGCGGCGCTGCTGGCGTCGGTGGGTTTGGCCGCGAGCTACTTTACTCAGTACGGCTATACCTTCCAGGGCCTTTTCTACGAGCCGTCCAACTGGCTGCCGTTTATTGCGTACTTTGTTGTGGGTGCCGTGTGCGGCTATGTGCAGCTGCGCAACAGCGAAGCCATTAGGGCGGAGCGCGATCAAAACGAGCTCGTGCGCAACCGCAATACGTTTCTTACGCAGCTCTACCACGACGCGATCGAGGACAAGCGTGCGTACAGGCGCCAGATCGTGGGTCGCCACGACAGCTTTGGCAAGATCTTTGCCGTGACGCAGGAGCTTGACGTGTTCAACCCACGCGACATCTATCGCAAGTGCTGCGAGCTTCTGGGCGAGATCCTCGAGAACGATTCGGTGACGATCTACCATGTTTCGGGCGGAGCATTTGCACGCCTGGTGGCAGCAAGTCCCGCGATTGCCGAAGATGCCGCACGCTCGCTTACGCTTGAGCAGCTTGCACCTCTTTTGGGCGACGGGGGTCGTTCGAGCCTGTGGGTGAACCGCGAACTGATGCCGGGGCTTCCCATGTTTGGATACACGATCGAGCGTGACGGGGCGCCCGCCGTGTTGATCTTTGTGCGTCGTGCGGCCGAGAACCAAATGACCCTCTATTATCAAAATCTGTTCCGCATCTTGTGCGGCCTGGTCGAAAGCGCGCTGGGCCGTGCCTTTGACTATGAAGCGGTGGCACAGGATAAGCGTTGCGTTGACGGCACTTGCGTGCTCAAGCAGGCTGCCTTTGGCCAAGAGCTCGCGGCCGAGCAGGCGCTGGCAGATGGCAAGATGGGCAGCTTTTTGCTCCTGCGCGTGGTACCGGGCATGGAGCCTGTCGGCGAGCTGGTGGGCGCAATTGGGTCGGCAATCCGCGAGAGCGACGCGGCGGGCTTGGTCGATGGCGACGTGCTCTACCTGCTTATGCGCCAGGCAAAGGCATGCGATCTGCCCATTATCCGTGAGCGCCTGAGCGCAAAGCAGATTGCGGTGGAGCCCGTCGACGGCGAGGAAATCGTGGCGTTGCTGCAGCATATTGCTGACACCGGTGACGGTGAGGGAGGTGTCGCTTGA